One window of Entelurus aequoreus isolate RoL-2023_Sb linkage group LG06, RoL_Eaeq_v1.1, whole genome shotgun sequence genomic DNA carries:
- the ndufab1b gene encoding NADH:ubiquinone oxidoreductase subunit AB1b: MASLVLRQCVRSSLRLLAANVMMRAAPRPLAAAVRPLSFAADSRRTWWLGQSQISSLLPCRQYGDLPPLTLDTIKERVMYVLKLYDKINPESLKTSSHFMKDLGLDSLDQVEIIMAMEDEFGFEIPDAEAEKLMSPAEIVQYIADKKDVYE, translated from the exons ATGGCGTCCCTAGTCTTGCGCCAGTGCGTCCGCTCCTCGCTGAGGCTGCTCGCCGCCAACGTGATGATGAGAGCCGCCCCGCGGCCTTTAGCCGCCGCCGTCCGACCGTTGTCCTTTGCCGCGGACAGCCGCAGGACGTGGTGGCTCGGACAGAGCCAG ATCTCTTCGTTGTTGCCATGCCGACAATACGGCGACCTGCCCCCCCTCACCCTGGACACCATCAAGGAGCGCGTCATGTACGTCCTCAAGCTCTACGACAAGATCAATCCCGAGAGC CTGAAGACGTCGTCGCACTTCATGAAAGACCTGGGTCTGGACAGCCTGGACCAGGTGGAGATCATCATGGCCATGGAGGACGAGTTCG GCTTCGAGATTCCCGACGCAGAAGCGGAGAAGCTGATGTCGCCTGCAGAGATCGTGCAGTACATCGCGGACAAGAAGGATGTTTATGAGTAA
- the dctn5 gene encoding dynactin subunit 5, whose protein sequence is MELSELLYNKAEYIETASGNKVSRQSVLCGSQNIVLNGKTIVMNDCIIRGDLANVRVGRHCVVKSRSVIRPPFKKFSKGVAFFPLHIGDHVFIEEDCVVNAAQIGSYVHIGKNCVIGRRCVLKDCCKILDNTVLPPETVVPPFTVFSGCPGLFSGELPECTQDLMIDVTKSYYQKFLPLSQI, encoded by the exons ATGGAGTTGTCGGAATTGTTGTACAACAAAGCAGAGTACATCGAGACG GCCTCCGGTAACAAAGTTAGCCGGCAGTCGGTGCTGTGTGGAAGCCAAAACATCGTACTTAATGGAAAA ACAATTGTCATGAATGATTGCATCATCAGGGGGGACCTGGCTAATGTCCGGGTGGGCAGACATTGTGTGGTCAAAAGCAGGAGTGTCATTCGGCCACCTTTCAAAAAATTCAGCAAAGG AGTGGCGTTCTTCCCGCTGCACATCGGCGACCACGTCTTCATCGAGGAGGACTGTGTAGTCAACGCGGCTCAGATCGGCTCCTACGTCCACATCGGCAAGAATTGTGTCATA GGTCGTCGCTGCGTCCTGAAAGACTGCTGCAAGATCTTGGACAACACGGTTCTTCCTCCGGAGACGGTGGTGCCTCCTTTCACCGTCTTCTCTGGATGTCCAG GTCTGTTTTCGGGCGAGTTGCCGGAGTGCACGCAGGACCTGATGATCGACGTCACCAAGAGTTACTACCAGAAGTTTCTTCCTCTCAGCCAAATCTGA